In Maridesulfovibrio sp., a single genomic region encodes these proteins:
- the truA gene encoding tRNA pseudouridine(38-40) synthase TruA: MQRIRITIAYDGTDFCGWQLQKGVRTVQGELETAISRITGTQIRVHGSGRTDSGVHALGQVVHFDVDDRMASVPWQRALNSLLPDDITVLDCIPVSGDFHSRFNAVRKSYTYTLWLNNGFFLPWRRRYVWKCGPLDLEMLDRGMEMFLGKHDFASFQNTGTPVSSTVREIYEFSRQSGQNRDEIVLRVCGSGFLKQMVRNMVGCLVEIGRGKADPGFVRSLLEKKDRTMAPATAPAQGLCLEAVYYGEEGCDGPDAGRKQSHMENGHDGEV, translated from the coding sequence GTGCAAAGAATAAGAATAACCATCGCCTATGACGGTACGGACTTTTGCGGCTGGCAGTTGCAAAAGGGCGTGCGCACGGTGCAGGGCGAACTGGAAACAGCAATTTCCCGCATAACAGGAACGCAGATTCGCGTGCACGGTTCCGGAAGAACCGACAGCGGAGTTCATGCGCTCGGTCAGGTGGTCCATTTCGATGTGGACGACCGCATGGCTTCAGTTCCCTGGCAGCGGGCTCTGAATTCCCTTCTTCCCGATGATATCACTGTATTGGACTGCATCCCCGTTTCCGGGGATTTTCATTCCCGCTTCAACGCGGTCCGTAAATCCTACACCTACACACTCTGGCTGAATAACGGATTTTTCCTGCCCTGGCGCAGGAGGTACGTCTGGAAATGCGGCCCGCTTGATCTGGAAATGCTGGACAGGGGCATGGAAATGTTTCTTGGCAAGCACGATTTTGCATCGTTCCAGAACACGGGAACCCCGGTGAGTTCCACTGTGCGGGAAATCTATGAATTCAGCAGACAGTCCGGGCAAAACCGTGACGAAATCGTGCTGCGGGTCTGCGGGTCCGGGTTCCTGAAACAGATGGTCCGAAATATGGTGGGCTGCCTTGTCGAGATTGGTCGGGGTAAAGCAGATCCCGGTTTTGTCCGATCTTTATTAGAGAAGAAGGACAGAACCATGGCCCCGGCAACAGCTCCTGCGCAGGGTTTGTGCCTTGAGGCCGTCTATTACGGGGAAGAAGGTTGTGACGGACCTGACGCTGGACGGAAGCAATCTCATATGGAAAACGGACACGACGGAGAAGTCTGA
- the fliJ gene encoding flagellar export protein FliJ — protein sequence MPGKFVFKLEKVLEFRMQAEEQAAMALAEARQLHQDQKKAVFAIEEQIVAHRKHKYESLDADSMWLWRQYDEALKTDLQSAHNRLKQLALNLQKSRAEAVKKSKERKLLEKLKENQAKKYYEEERLKEQKEYDEMATLRFKPKNF from the coding sequence ATGCCAGGTAAATTCGTTTTCAAGCTTGAAAAGGTCCTGGAGTTCAGAATGCAGGCTGAAGAGCAGGCCGCCATGGCCCTTGCCGAAGCCAGACAACTGCATCAGGACCAGAAAAAGGCTGTCTTTGCCATCGAAGAGCAGATCGTCGCCCATCGCAAACATAAGTACGAGAGTCTGGATGCTGACAGTATGTGGCTGTGGCGACAGTATGATGAAGCCCTGAAGACTGATCTGCAGTCTGCACACAACAGATTGAAACAGTTGGCCCTCAATTTGCAAAAGAGTCGTGCAGAAGCTGTGAAAAAGTCAAAGGAACGAAAGCTGCTGGAAAAACTCAAAGAGAATCAGGCGAAAAAGTATTATGAAGAAGAACGACTCAAAGAACAGAAAGAGTACGACGAGATGGCAACTCTTCGCTTCAAACCTAAAAATTTCTAA
- a CDS encoding ferredoxin has product MAEKVVIDQIECIGCETCVELCPEVFALDEDGEKAEVIKEDAVDLDCVREAIDSCPVECISIE; this is encoded by the coding sequence ATGGCTGAAAAAGTTGTCATCGATCAGATCGAATGCATCGGTTGTGAAACATGCGTGGAACTCTGCCCGGAGGTTTTCGCCCTGGATGAAGACGGGGAAAAGGCGGAAGTGATCAAGGAGGATGCAGTAGACCTTGATTGTGTACGGGAAGCTATTGATTCATGCCCGGTGGAGTGCATCTCCATTGAATAG
- a CDS encoding metallophosphoesterase family protein: protein MKIAVISDTHLREPDKRLTEVFNTYLADADLLLHCGDMVSFSVWQFFCQHPNFHAALGNCDEWRLSDYLQPMQSVSFNGLSIGIAHGWGSRSRVAANVADNFGPSFDLVCYGHTHMRDWAIRSGVQMLNPGSMTSPRDEFRPGFAFVEVDDEQNMECSFVDL from the coding sequence GTGAAGATAGCAGTCATATCAGATACTCACCTCCGTGAGCCGGACAAGCGGCTCACGGAGGTTTTTAATACTTACCTTGCCGATGCCGACCTGCTGCTGCATTGCGGCGATATGGTTTCGTTTTCGGTCTGGCAGTTCTTTTGCCAGCATCCCAATTTTCATGCCGCACTCGGTAACTGCGATGAATGGCGGCTTTCCGACTACCTGCAGCCGATGCAGTCCGTATCATTCAACGGGTTAAGCATAGGTATCGCTCACGGATGGGGCAGCCGTTCTCGTGTTGCGGCAAATGTGGCAGACAATTTCGGCCCGTCTTTTGATCTGGTCTGCTACGGACATACCCATATGCGGGACTGGGCCATCCGTTCCGGTGTACAGATGCTCAATCCCGGAAGCATGACATCACCCCGTGACGAATTTCGTCCCGGTTTTGCCTTTGTTGAAGTGGACGATGAGCAGAATATGGAATGCTCATTCGTTGATCTGTAG
- a CDS encoding VacJ family lipoprotein → MTRNYSTALLAFIVLTFLLLSFPSKVRSEDAGEPVMVAQVAAGVVGEVRNNPDEYDEFNDDMWGDSKLNEEGYASDPWQGYNRAMFEFNDFMYFNAVKPVTKGYKWVMPLRPRTWVNNFFQNMLYPVRLAGCLLQAKFYTAGAETSKFIANSIVGLGGLGNVAGGTQSTMPLYMGDEDMGQTFGVWGIPNGPYFVLPFLGPSTVRDAVGLGIDTFLLNPFWWFGIPWYYSLSAGAYNQINKLSFHIGEYESLKDASVDPYLGLRDAYLSFRAKQVQDSKNNPDRPKPKMTTNPDGSSQNQ, encoded by the coding sequence ATGACCAGAAACTATTCGACTGCCCTTCTGGCCTTCATAGTGCTGACTTTTCTCCTGCTTTCCTTCCCGTCCAAAGTTCGTTCCGAGGATGCGGGAGAGCCCGTTATGGTTGCTCAGGTTGCTGCCGGTGTTGTCGGAGAGGTTCGGAATAACCCGGATGAATACGACGAATTCAACGACGACATGTGGGGCGACTCAAAACTGAATGAAGAGGGCTACGCTTCGGACCCATGGCAGGGCTACAACAGGGCCATGTTTGAATTTAACGACTTCATGTATTTTAATGCCGTAAAGCCCGTTACCAAGGGTTACAAGTGGGTGATGCCGTTAAGACCGAGGACATGGGTAAATAACTTTTTCCAGAATATGCTCTACCCGGTGCGCCTTGCAGGCTGTCTGCTTCAGGCTAAATTTTATACAGCCGGTGCCGAAACCTCAAAATTCATAGCAAACTCCATTGTCGGCCTCGGTGGGCTCGGCAACGTTGCTGGCGGGACCCAGTCCACAATGCCGCTTTATATGGGCGATGAGGATATGGGGCAGACTTTCGGGGTATGGGGGATTCCCAACGGTCCCTACTTCGTGCTTCCGTTCCTCGGACCGTCCACTGTTCGCGATGCTGTAGGGCTTGGTATAGATACTTTTTTGCTGAACCCCTTCTGGTGGTTCGGAATCCCCTGGTACTATTCGCTTTCCGCAGGTGCTTACAACCAGATCAACAAGCTTTCCTTCCATATCGGAGAATACGAATCCCTGAAGGACGCGTCTGTTGATCCGTATCTGGGACTCAGGGATGCATACCTGAGCTTTAGGGCCAAGCAGGTGCAGGATTCCAAGAACAATCCTGATCGACCGAAGCCTAAAATGACCACAAACCCGGACGGATCGTCTCAGAATCAGTAG
- a CDS encoding ABC transporter substrate-binding protein, with translation MKRIVSTSLVIVLLSMAFCAGAVFADNSPMVRLRGGIQGVIDILNDPKYKGHPENNAEKTAKVRDTIKEFFNFKELSKRSVGRPWLQFTPEEQQRFVDLFTDLLEQTYLGRIEEYSGEKVAFDNENIIKGKYAQVDTRLITGQNDIPVFYRMKLENGEWDVYDVMIEGVSLVKNYRTQFTGILDTSTPEKFAASKTELFDRLEKKCEELKKPKKTADAQGQQ, from the coding sequence ATGAAACGAATTGTATCCACATCTCTTGTAATCGTTTTGCTGAGCATGGCCTTCTGCGCGGGGGCGGTGTTTGCCGACAACTCTCCCATGGTCAGGCTGCGCGGAGGGATTCAGGGTGTTATAGATATCCTTAACGATCCGAAATATAAAGGACATCCTGAAAACAACGCTGAAAAAACAGCCAAAGTGCGTGACACCATAAAGGAATTTTTCAATTTCAAAGAGTTGTCCAAACGTTCGGTCGGTCGCCCCTGGCTGCAGTTTACTCCTGAAGAACAGCAGCGTTTTGTTGATCTCTTCACGGATCTGCTCGAACAGACCTACCTCGGACGCATAGAAGAATATTCCGGTGAGAAGGTTGCCTTTGACAATGAAAACATAATCAAGGGCAAGTATGCTCAGGTCGATACAAGGCTGATTACGGGACAGAACGATATCCCTGTTTTTTACCGTATGAAGCTTGAAAACGGCGAATGGGATGTATACGATGTGATGATTGAGGGCGTGAGCCTGGTCAAGAATTACAGAACGCAGTTTACCGGAATTCTCGACACAAGTACTCCTGAAAAGTTCGCTGCCAGCAAGACGGAACTTTTCGATCGGCTCGAAAAGAAATGTGAAGAGCTGAAGAAACCTAAAAAAACAGCTGATGCCCAGGGGCAGCAGTAA
- the mlaD gene encoding outer membrane lipid asymmetry maintenance protein MlaD, with product MKKYPKETAVGIFVIVGLAAIIYMSVKLGDVRMFADDHYRVQASFNDVSGLREKSPVEMMGVPIGYVDRIDLDLDNRKAVLTLSIENRVHLLDDAIASVKTSGLIGDKYIKITPGGVGDPIEPGGVIIETESAIDIEDLISKYVFGKV from the coding sequence ATGAAGAAATATCCCAAGGAAACAGCGGTCGGAATTTTTGTGATAGTCGGGCTTGCGGCTATTATATACATGAGCGTCAAGCTCGGTGATGTGCGCATGTTTGCCGATGATCACTACCGCGTTCAGGCCAGTTTTAATGATGTAAGCGGGCTACGGGAAAAATCTCCTGTTGAAATGATGGGTGTCCCTATCGGATATGTGGACAGGATAGATCTGGACCTCGATAACCGGAAGGCAGTGCTTACCTTAAGTATTGAAAACAGGGTACACCTGCTTGATGATGCCATCGCATCGGTAAAGACCAGCGGGCTCATAGGTGATAAGTATATAAAGATTACTCCCGGGGGAGTGGGCGATCCCATCGAACCCGGCGGAGTGATCATTGAAACAGAGTCCGCCATCGATATTGAGGACTTGATCAGTAAGTATGTTTTTGGCAAGGTCTAA
- a CDS encoding ATP-binding cassette domain-containing protein, whose product MSSSAPDIRIENLTIGYDRTVVVEDINAVLPGGGISVILGRSGCGKSTLIKNILKLNTPMGGAVYLGRHNIYKLKRKAFRCLKQRIGVLFQDGALLGALTLFDNVALPLREHTRLKQSEIYEVVRSKLSLVGLDDFMDYYPNELSGGMRKRAGLARAMVMDPDILFCDEPTSGLDPINSAELDGLLLELKERFDMTIVVVSHDLASMETIADYVVVLGAGRTLFKGSREELMKTEDPFLRQFLDRQGEERKAPRLTMAPLDPAVMKMDCAKYIGDLNSN is encoded by the coding sequence ATGAGTTCCAGCGCACCTGATATCCGTATAGAAAATCTTACCATAGGTTACGACAGAACCGTAGTGGTAGAGGATATCAACGCAGTTTTGCCCGGCGGAGGAATTTCCGTTATTCTGGGGCGGTCCGGGTGCGGCAAATCAACGCTGATCAAGAACATACTCAAGCTCAATACGCCCATGGGCGGGGCGGTCTACCTTGGAAGGCACAATATTTACAAGCTCAAGCGCAAGGCCTTTCGTTGCCTCAAGCAACGCATAGGAGTTCTCTTTCAGGATGGAGCCCTGCTCGGAGCCCTCACCCTGTTTGATAACGTGGCCCTGCCGCTGCGCGAACACACCCGGCTGAAACAGTCGGAGATTTACGAGGTGGTCCGGTCCAAACTGAGTCTGGTCGGCCTTGATGATTTCATGGATTATTATCCCAACGAGCTTTCCGGTGGAATGCGCAAGCGTGCAGGACTGGCCCGCGCCATGGTCATGGACCCGGATATTCTTTTCTGCGACGAGCCGACTTCCGGTCTTGATCCGATCAATTCGGCTGAACTGGACGGACTGCTTCTGGAACTCAAGGAACGGTTTGACATGACCATTGTCGTGGTCAGCCATGATCTGGCCAGCATGGAAACAATCGCCGACTATGTGGTTGTTCTCGGTGCCGGAAGAACTCTGTTCAAGGGTTCAAGGGAAGAACTCATGAAAACCGAAGACCCTTTTCTGCGCCAGTTTCTGGACCGGCAGGGTGAGGAGCGGAAAGCTCCGCGGTTGACCATGGCACCGCTTGATCCTGCGGTGATGAAAATGGATTGCGCCAAATATATTGGCGACCTCAACAGCAATTAA
- a CDS encoding ABC transporter permease: MTHTATENRLMQPFALLGKLVLNLIGEAGAMCIFLFQGILHVFSSPGIFAKTVKELYFIGMKSVTVIGLIGVFTGMVIGLQTYYALSKFGSEGFLGAAVALSLVRELGPVLTAIMLTGRAGSSMTAEIGVMRISEQIDALELMDINPMSYLVSPKLLASLISFPILTALFDLIGILGGYLTGVALLGGNSGVYFHRVHNSLDWSDISVGFEKSVVFAVLVCTVCCFQGYFTHFRKDGKGPEGVSQATTTAVVMSCVMVLVADYIMTSLLF; the protein is encoded by the coding sequence ATGACCCATACAGCAACAGAAAACAGACTTATGCAGCCCTTTGCCCTTCTGGGAAAGCTGGTGCTGAATCTGATTGGAGAGGCCGGTGCCATGTGCATTTTCCTTTTTCAGGGGATTCTGCATGTTTTCAGTTCACCGGGCATTTTTGCGAAGACGGTGAAGGAGCTTTATTTCATCGGAATGAAGTCCGTAACCGTTATAGGCCTTATCGGTGTTTTTACCGGAATGGTTATCGGTCTTCAGACCTATTACGCCCTTTCCAAATTCGGTTCGGAAGGTTTTCTGGGCGCGGCTGTGGCTCTTTCCCTTGTCCGTGAACTCGGACCGGTTCTGACAGCCATAATGCTTACCGGCAGGGCGGGGTCCTCCATGACTGCCGAGATCGGGGTAATGCGCATTTCGGAGCAGATTGACGCTCTGGAACTTATGGACATAAATCCCATGAGTTATCTGGTCAGCCCCAAGCTACTGGCTTCGCTGATTTCCTTCCCGATCCTGACTGCCCTGTTTGATCTTATCGGTATTCTGGGCGGGTATCTGACCGGGGTGGCTCTTTTGGGCGGTAACTCCGGAGTATATTTTCATAGGGTGCATAATTCTCTCGACTGGAGTGATATCTCCGTAGGATTCGAGAAATCGGTTGTTTTTGCCGTGCTGGTCTGCACCGTGTGTTGTTTTCAGGGATATTTCACCCATTTCCGTAAAGACGGCAAAGGGCCGGAAGGTGTAAGCCAGGCGACCACTACTGCGGTGGTCATGTCCTGCGTCATGGTTCTGGTCGCCGATTACATTATGACTTCATTGCTTTTTTAA
- a CDS encoding HD domain-containing protein, which translates to MMKNLKNRDRMTRLADFLFEVGMLRKTPRTGYQFLGSGSESVADHSYRVAVLGYVLADMAGADMARTVFMCLFHDLHEARTGDFNYVNRIYNRSYRDRALRHTLAGTGLEDKIYPHWEELEECETLESQLAQDADQIDFILNLKEEHDMGNPYAAQWMESALKRLRTEEGQKLADKISETDHKDWWYLGPPPSWWENKTGLDDED; encoded by the coding sequence ATGATGAAAAATCTTAAAAACCGGGACAGAATGACCCGGCTGGCCGATTTCCTTTTTGAAGTCGGGATGCTGCGCAAAACTCCGAGGACCGGCTACCAGTTTCTGGGGTCGGGATCGGAATCCGTTGCCGACCATTCATATCGTGTGGCGGTTCTTGGATATGTGCTGGCTGATATGGCCGGGGCTGATATGGCCCGTACTGTGTTCATGTGTCTTTTTCACGATCTGCATGAAGCGCGTACCGGCGATTTCAACTATGTGAATCGAATATACAACCGCAGCTATCGGGACCGGGCTTTGAGGCACACCCTTGCCGGAACGGGGCTTGAGGACAAGATATATCCGCATTGGGAAGAGCTTGAAGAGTGCGAAACTCTCGAATCGCAGCTGGCACAGGATGCTGACCAGATCGATTTTATCCTCAACCTCAAGGAAGAGCATGACATGGGTAATCCCTATGCCGCGCAGTGGATGGAATCAGCTCTGAAGAGGCTGCGGACTGAAGAAGGTCAGAAACTTGCCGATAAGATATCTGAGACCGACCATAAGGACTGGTGGTATCTCGGGCCTCCGCCCAGTTGGTGGGAGAACAAGACCGGATTGGACGATGAGGATTGA
- the argJ gene encoding bifunctional glutamate N-acetyltransferase/amino-acid acetyltransferase ArgJ has protein sequence MLPVPEGYKFASFAAGFKYKNRDDLALIVSDTPAVAAAVFTTNKFQAAPVLVGKSILEESRVVRGAVVNAGLANACTGEGGIADCRESLELLAGSLGLSSRDLLPASTGVIGPRFKMEKWKTAAPLVAERLGEDDPVKAARAIMTTDKFPKLAWGEVEIGGKTVRMLGMCKGAGMISPDMATLLGFVFCDAQVDGDWWQGALRRSVDKSFNSVTVDGDTSTNDTIMAFANGASGADVCDEPGRDALEALLLDICQRLSYMIVQDAEGGTKVMTITVSGAESDRDADLVARAVGNSPLVKTALFGEDPNWGRIVAAAGRSGAEFDPEQLTLGFGQVVVFENGTPVEGDLDALLDPIMRKQDVDINISLGSGSGSAVLRASDLTKEYISINADYRS, from the coding sequence ATGCTTCCTGTTCCTGAAGGATACAAATTTGCCAGTTTTGCCGCCGGGTTCAAATATAAAAATCGGGACGACCTTGCCCTGATTGTCAGCGACACACCGGCGGTGGCCGCTGCTGTGTTTACTACGAATAAATTTCAGGCTGCACCCGTGCTTGTGGGTAAAAGCATTCTTGAAGAATCAAGAGTTGTGCGCGGTGCCGTGGTTAACGCCGGTCTTGCCAATGCCTGCACCGGAGAAGGCGGTATTGCGGACTGTCGTGAAAGCCTTGAACTGCTGGCCGGTTCCCTCGGCCTTTCGAGTCGCGATCTGCTTCCGGCTTCCACCGGTGTTATCGGGCCCAGATTCAAAATGGAAAAGTGGAAAACCGCTGCTCCGCTGGTTGCGGAAAGGCTTGGCGAGGATGATCCCGTTAAGGCTGCCAGAGCCATAATGACCACAGACAAGTTCCCCAAACTTGCCTGGGGAGAAGTGGAAATCGGCGGGAAGACCGTCCGGATGCTGGGAATGTGCAAAGGGGCGGGCATGATTTCTCCCGACATGGCAACCCTGCTGGGCTTTGTTTTCTGCGATGCCCAGGTTGACGGTGACTGGTGGCAGGGAGCCCTGCGCAGAAGCGTGGACAAAAGTTTCAACAGCGTAACTGTCGACGGCGATACAAGTACCAATGATACCATAATGGCTTTTGCCAACGGAGCTTCCGGGGCGGATGTCTGCGATGAACCCGGCCGTGATGCTCTGGAAGCTCTGCTTCTGGATATCTGCCAGCGTCTTTCCTACATGATCGTTCAGGATGCCGAAGGCGGCACCAAGGTAATGACCATTACCGTAAGCGGGGCGGAAAGTGACCGTGACGCTGACCTCGTAGCCAGGGCGGTGGGCAACTCCCCGCTGGTCAAGACGGCTCTGTTCGGAGAAGACCCGAACTGGGGGAGGATTGTGGCTGCCGCAGGGCGTAGCGGAGCGGAGTTCGACCCCGAGCAACTGACTCTCGGATTCGGGCAGGTGGTTGTCTTTGAAAATGGAACTCCGGTGGAAGGTGATCTTGACGCCCTGCTTGATCCGATAATGCGCAAGCAGGACGTGGATATAAACATTTCTCTTGGTTCCGGTTCCGGCTCCGCCGTGCTCAGAGCATCGGACCTGACCAAGGAATATATCAGCATTAACGCTGATTACAGATCTTAG
- a CDS encoding SurA N-terminal domain-containing protein produces the protein MMDILRQNAQNWGIKILFAIIIIVFVFAFGMSGFNGNTDPVIAYVNDEPIPTQEFIRVYRETADAMRSQNPGVDSDQIQSPEFKKAVLGQMISQKLLEVEARRLGLAVSNSELSYSISRIPAFAGSDGKFDINRYQNFLRSRQMSAGTFESDIRNSSLIQKLQQYVILPVMPTEQEARELFNTASEKIQIDYYYVSGADFVDAAKITDKAIEAYYKANPDKFTIPARAEIKYIAFTPEDLSIYEAVSPEELKSYYEAHKDSFKQEEQVKARHILIKVDENAPEADVAKAEKQIKKIAAKAKSGEDFSKLAEKYSEGPSGPKGGDLGWFGHGAMVKPFEDAAFALKKGEVSKPVRTRFGWHLIKVEDIREAGQKEFDQVKDEIRTAIAEEKASESITDRLDHAVDLIASGMDLDKVAQEIGVAVKKSEQATLQNLTRAFGMTESAAKTVLDLPLSSVTDIPVAVDNGYLVAEKVKDIPASVSPLADVREDIRNFLAQKEAMKAAQAKATVIMGRLVNKATAAEELKSIKKDLKTSEPFGRDGFVPGLGMNQRLSEAAFAAKKDQWLAQAFELPGGFIVARLDDRIPPKEESWVSQKDMIMNALKQQRGNEVFNSFLRELRSKAKIEIVRMDILNQ, from the coding sequence ATGATGGACATTCTGCGCCAAAATGCCCAGAACTGGGGTATTAAAATCCTGTTCGCAATCATCATCATTGTCTTTGTATTCGCTTTCGGTATGAGCGGATTCAACGGCAACACAGACCCTGTTATCGCATACGTTAATGATGAGCCCATCCCCACCCAGGAATTCATCAGGGTTTACCGTGAGACTGCAGATGCCATGCGTTCTCAGAATCCCGGCGTTGACTCCGACCAGATTCAGTCTCCCGAATTCAAGAAAGCCGTGCTCGGCCAGATGATCAGTCAGAAACTGCTTGAAGTTGAAGCCAGAAGACTCGGTCTTGCCGTTTCAAACAGTGAGCTTTCCTACTCCATAAGCCGTATTCCGGCTTTTGCCGGTTCCGATGGAAAATTCGATATAAATCGTTACCAGAATTTCTTGAGGTCCAGACAGATGTCTGCCGGTACGTTCGAGAGTGATATCCGCAACAGCAGCCTGATCCAGAAACTGCAGCAGTACGTGATTCTGCCGGTGATGCCCACGGAGCAGGAAGCAAGGGAACTGTTTAATACCGCTTCCGAAAAAATACAGATAGATTACTATTATGTATCCGGTGCCGATTTTGTGGATGCCGCGAAGATCACCGACAAGGCAATCGAGGCCTATTACAAGGCAAACCCGGATAAATTCACCATTCCTGCCCGTGCGGAAATTAAATACATCGCGTTCACCCCTGAGGACCTGTCCATTTATGAGGCTGTTTCCCCTGAGGAATTGAAGAGTTATTACGAAGCGCACAAGGATTCTTTTAAGCAGGAAGAACAGGTCAAAGCCCGGCACATCCTGATCAAGGTTGATGAGAATGCGCCTGAAGCAGACGTTGCCAAGGCTGAGAAGCAGATCAAAAAGATTGCTGCCAAGGCCAAATCCGGTGAGGATTTCTCCAAACTTGCAGAAAAATATTCCGAAGGCCCGAGCGGCCCCAAGGGTGGAGATCTGGGCTGGTTCGGTCACGGAGCCATGGTTAAACCTTTCGAGGATGCAGCTTTTGCCCTCAAGAAAGGAGAAGTCAGCAAGCCGGTGCGTACCCGCTTCGGCTGGCACCTGATCAAGGTTGAAGATATCCGTGAAGCCGGTCAGAAAGAATTTGATCAGGTCAAGGACGAAATCAGGACCGCAATCGCCGAGGAAAAAGCTTCCGAATCCATTACCGACAGGCTTGACCACGCCGTAGACCTCATTGCGTCCGGCATGGACCTTGACAAGGTGGCCCAGGAAATCGGTGTTGCCGTAAAGAAAAGTGAACAGGCCACTCTGCAGAATCTTACCAGAGCCTTCGGCATGACCGAAAGCGCTGCCAAGACAGTTCTCGACCTGCCTCTGAGCAGCGTGACAGATATTCCCGTGGCTGTTGACAACGGTTATCTTGTGGCCGAAAAGGTCAAGGATATACCTGCTTCCGTAAGCCCCCTTGCCGATGTACGGGAAGATATCCGGAACTTTCTTGCCCAGAAGGAGGCAATGAAGGCGGCTCAGGCCAAAGCCACCGTGATAATGGGCAGACTTGTCAACAAGGCTACTGCCGCTGAAGAACTCAAGTCCATCAAGAAGGACCTCAAAACCTCCGAGCCGTTCGGTCGTGACGGTTTTGTCCCCGGACTGGGCATGAACCAGCGTCTTTCCGAAGCTGCATTTGCCGCCAAAAAGGACCAGTGGCTTGCACAGGCTTTCGAACTGCCCGGCGGTTTCATTGTCGCTCGTCTTGATGACCGTATTCCTCCCAAAGAGGAATCCTGGGTTTCACAGAAGGATATGATCATGAATGCTCTGAAGCAGCAGAGAGGAAATGAAGTATTCAACTCTTTCCTGAGGGAATTGCGATCCAAGGCCAAAATAGAAATCGTCCGCATGGACATCCTGAATCAGTAA